In a genomic window of Alphaproteobacteria bacterium:
- a CDS encoding SET domain-containing protein, translating into MLLVKGFIGPDSFGGKGLFAGEDIPKGTLIWTYDPAVSRFVSVEQYFSLSGEDLAQVRRYSVPIAALQERPPVIGLIVSEDLSRHANHCDTPNTAPISGLFDSSIDPALQPEYALRDIQKGEEITCNYLQWDPLNIVHSLGVISGKAFLIQQPPIAFVTQDTQRRAAHSYATS; encoded by the coding sequence ATGTTATTGGTCAAAGGGTTTATCGGTCCGGACTCCTTCGGTGGCAAGGGACTTTTCGCCGGGGAGGATATCCCTAAGGGAACACTCATTTGGACCTACGACCCTGCCGTATCCCGTTTCGTGTCGGTAGAGCAGTATTTCTCCCTTTCCGGCGAGGATCTTGCCCAAGTCAGGCGCTATTCGGTTCCTATCGCGGCCCTGCAGGAACGACCTCCCGTCATCGGCCTGATCGTCTCGGAAGATCTGAGCCGTCATGCCAACCATTGCGATACCCCCAATACAGCCCCGATCAGCGGGCTTTTTGATTCGTCCATCGACCCTGCCCTGCAGCCTGAATACGCCCTGAGGGATATTCAGAAGGGAGAGGAAATCACCTGCAATTATTTGCAGTGGGATCCGCTAAACATCGTTCACAGCCTTGGCGTGATCTCCGGCAAGGCTTTTCTGATCCAGCAGCCGCCGATTGCCTTCGTCACACAGGACACGCAGCGCCGGGCCGCGCATAGCTACGCGACGTCGTAA
- a CDS encoding RNA polymerase sigma factor, giving the protein MPDAEDKELIKRAQAGDAAAFESLVNNYYGIMFKMAFKWCGDRTAAEDITQEACMKLARGIDSFRHDSAFTSWLYRLVINTAKDWFKSQNRHPSADITQADHVVSEEGAPEEKILMKQVWAQIQILPEGEKEALLLVVSEGLSHKEAALILEVKESTVSWRIHEARKKLESFFGKEKKYG; this is encoded by the coding sequence ATGCCGGACGCTGAGGACAAGGAGCTGATCAAACGGGCGCAGGCCGGTGACGCAGCCGCGTTCGAGTCACTGGTGAATAATTATTACGGGATCATGTTCAAAATGGCCTTTAAATGGTGCGGGGACCGGACGGCGGCGGAAGATATCACACAGGAAGCCTGTATGAAGCTCGCCCGCGGAATCGATTCCTTCCGCCACGATTCGGCCTTCACTTCATGGCTCTACCGCCTTGTGATCAATACCGCCAAGGACTGGTTCAAATCCCAGAACCGCCACCCGAGCGCCGACATCACACAGGCGGATCATGTGGTATCGGAAGAGGGCGCCCCCGAAGAGAAAATTCTGATGAAGCAGGTCTGGGCGCAGATACAGATTTTACCCGAAGGCGAGAAGGAAGCGCTTCTACTGGTCGTCAGCGAAGGCCTCTCGCACAAGGAAGCGGCGCTGATTTTAGAGGTGAAGGAAAGCACCGTGTCCTGGCGCATCCACGAAGCCCGCAAGAAGCTGGAGAGCTTTTTCGGCAAGGAGAAGAAATATGGATGA
- a CDS encoding DUF692 family protein has product MTKNATTTNQSPFKRIGYGMGLRPSHYPFIFEHKPAIDWFEIISENFMDTEGRPVRRLEKILEDYPVVMHGVSLSIGTVDPLNSEYLQKLKKLASWVNPPWVSDHLCWTGTAHKNTHDLLPVPYTEEALKHIVSRIKQVQEILERPIVLENPSTYLEFTCSTMTEWEFIARMAEESGCGLLLDVNNIYVSCYNHRWDPKTYIDALPLDRIAQIHLAGHTNKGTHIIDTHDDYVIDEVWALYRYVISKAGPISTMVEWDDKIPEFPVVLAEVEKARKWAAASDGPVPIPTFKSFRDNIRPSERLTPLAEEMEDMQNAILQGDGEIIHPDERIVPKPDFSPQEQIQSYINGYRYRLFDIVAMDYGALKHALAPEQFNALIDGFIEATPSTHFNIARYNKKFPEYVKQNADPFAYELSVLETELTQLADAAETKALTPEDLAGLDAERFMGAKLTPRAALKLFAFSYPVNEYYQAFLDGQTPAPPQKGASFLAIYRHNDELWRLDLQEREYMVLSSLFAGVPVGEALSAALPEDEDSENLMADVQGWFGKWMNNGLLSKAA; this is encoded by the coding sequence ATGACAAAAAACGCTACAACGACTAATCAAAGTCCCTTCAAAAGGATCGGATATGGGATGGGCCTGCGCCCGTCCCATTATCCTTTTATCTTCGAGCATAAACCGGCCATCGACTGGTTCGAGATCATCTCTGAAAACTTCATGGACACCGAAGGCCGCCCCGTCCGCCGCCTCGAAAAAATCCTCGAGGACTATCCCGTGGTCATGCACGGCGTTTCGCTCTCCATCGGCACAGTGGACCCGCTCAATTCCGAATACCTGCAGAAGCTCAAAAAACTCGCGTCATGGGTGAACCCGCCATGGGTGTCCGACCATCTCTGCTGGACCGGAACCGCGCATAAGAACACGCACGACCTCCTGCCCGTGCCGTATACGGAGGAGGCGCTCAAACATATCGTGTCCCGCATCAAACAGGTGCAGGAGATACTCGAACGTCCCATCGTGCTCGAGAATCCCTCGACCTATCTCGAATTCACCTGCTCGACGATGACCGAGTGGGAGTTCATTGCGAGGATGGCGGAAGAGTCCGGCTGCGGCCTGCTGCTCGACGTGAATAATATCTACGTGAGCTGCTACAACCACCGCTGGGATCCGAAGACCTATATCGATGCGCTGCCCCTTGATCGCATCGCGCAGATTCACCTCGCGGGCCACACGAACAAGGGCACGCACATCATCGACACGCACGACGATTACGTCATCGACGAGGTCTGGGCGCTTTACCGCTACGTCATTTCAAAGGCCGGACCAATCAGCACGATGGTGGAGTGGGACGATAAAATACCAGAATTCCCGGTTGTGTTGGCCGAGGTTGAAAAGGCGCGTAAATGGGCCGCCGCCAGCGATGGCCCGGTGCCCATCCCAACCTTCAAATCCTTCCGCGACAATATCCGGCCCTCCGAACGCCTCACGCCGCTGGCGGAGGAAATGGAGGATATGCAGAACGCAATCCTGCAGGGCGACGGTGAAATCATTCATCCCGACGAGCGCATCGTGCCCAAGCCCGACTTCTCCCCGCAGGAGCAGATTCAATCCTACATCAACGGCTACCGCTATCGCCTGTTCGATATCGTGGCGATGGATTACGGCGCTCTGAAACACGCGCTCGCCCCCGAGCAATTCAACGCGCTCATCGACGGGTTCATCGAGGCCACGCCCTCCACCCATTTCAACATCGCGCGTTACAACAAAAAATTCCCCGAGTATGTGAAGCAAAACGCCGATCCCTTCGCCTATGAGCTGTCGGTTCTTGAAACCGAACTCACGCAACTCGCGGACGCGGCGGAAACAAAGGCGCTGACGCCCGAAGACCTCGCGGGGCTGGACGCGGAGAGATTCATGGGCGCGAAATTGACACCCCGCGCGGCCCTAAAGCTTTTCGCGTTCTCCTATCCGGTGAACGAATATTATCAGGCGTTTTTAGACGGGCAGACCCCCGCGCCGCCGCAAAAGGGCGCAAGCTTCTTGGCCATCTATCGCCACAACGACGAACTCTGGCGCCTCGATCTGCAGGAGCGGGAATATATGGTCCTAAGCTCTCTCTTCGCGGGCGTTCCGGTGGGGGAGGCGCTGAGTGCCGCCCTGCCCGAAGACGAGGATAGTGAAAACCTCATGGCCGACGTGCAAGGCTGGTTCGGCAAATGGATGAATAACGGCCTGCTGTCCAAGGCGGCATGA
- a CDS encoding ABC-F family ATP-binding cassette domain-containing protein, whose protein sequence is MSDLILSVEDAVVILGGKPFFEGLTFHIHSGRKIALVGKNGAGKTTLMNLITGERELDDGTRWTLPGVTTGYMRQHVEPTDQTVMDFVFEGLEADAEDWDKTYKVEMVIQPLGLDVNDKLNTLSGGQLRRAALARALVEEPDILLLDEPTNHMDLELIEWLERYLQSYRGAVLCVSHDRAFLANITDRVFWLDRGALKVSPRGFRYFEEWSKEILEQEGRALQNQAKKVELEMEWATRGVKARVKRNIRRQELAFEARDALETAQKQYKRITSKIELPPLKAEESSQNIADFMQVCKSFDRPKTGGKLLILDKFNMRIKKGDRIGMMGKNGSGKTTFLRMLTGEETADTGKVKISKELAFSYFDQNRSQLKNDKTLKENLCPPGTDYLEVRGKLRHVCGYLRDFLFDPEDAWRSVATLSGGQKNRLMLAKVLANPGSFLILDEPTNDLDMDTLDMLTNVLRTYEGTMVVVSHDRDFLDRTVNKMLVFEGNGVVEGIIGGYSDYVAFKKAQAAEMSPVKAESKPPEKKEAPAPVAPPKQAGAKMTFKLRHELEQLPAKIEALEREMTALQQAMENPRLYMENPEEFDRVSKRLARAQKELETAETRWLELEGMRESAG, encoded by the coding sequence ATGTCGGACCTTATTCTCAGCGTTGAAGACGCCGTCGTCATCCTTGGCGGGAAGCCCTTTTTCGAGGGGTTGACCTTTCACATCCATTCCGGGCGCAAGATCGCCCTCGTCGGGAAGAACGGGGCAGGCAAGACCACACTGATGAATTTGATTACCGGGGAGCGGGAGCTGGACGACGGAACGCGCTGGACCCTGCCCGGTGTGACCACGGGCTATATGCGCCAGCATGTCGAGCCGACGGACCAGACGGTTATGGATTTTGTCTTCGAGGGGCTGGAGGCCGATGCCGAGGACTGGGACAAGACTTATAAAGTCGAGATGGTGATCCAGCCGCTGGGGCTGGATGTCAACGACAAGCTGAACACGCTTTCGGGCGGGCAGTTGCGGCGGGCGGCGCTGGCGCGGGCTTTGGTGGAGGAGCCGGACATCCTTCTTCTTGATGAGCCGACCAACCACATGGATCTGGAGCTGATTGAGTGGCTGGAGCGGTATCTGCAATCCTACCGGGGCGCGGTGCTGTGTGTCTCGCATGACCGGGCGTTTCTGGCGAATATCACCGACCGGGTCTTCTGGCTGGACCGGGGGGCGCTTAAAGTGAGTCCCCGAGGCTTCCGGTATTTCGAGGAATGGTCGAAAGAGATTCTGGAACAGGAAGGTCGCGCCCTGCAGAATCAGGCCAAGAAGGTCGAGCTGGAGATGGAATGGGCGACGCGGGGGGTGAAGGCGCGGGTCAAGCGGAACATCAGGCGGCAGGAGCTGGCCTTCGAGGCGCGGGATGCGCTGGAGACGGCGCAGAAGCAGTACAAGCGTATTACCTCGAAGATCGAGCTGCCGCCCCTGAAGGCCGAGGAATCCTCACAGAATATCGCCGATTTCATGCAGGTGTGCAAAAGCTTCGACAGGCCCAAGACAGGCGGCAAGCTCCTCATTCTCGACAAGTTCAATATGAGGATCAAGAAGGGCGACCGGATCGGCATGATGGGCAAGAACGGGTCGGGCAAGACGACGTTCCTGCGGATGCTGACCGGGGAGGAAACGGCGGATACGGGGAAGGTAAAAATTTCCAAGGAGTTGGCGTTTTCGTATTTCGACCAGAACCGTTCGCAGCTTAAGAACGACAAGACGCTCAAGGAAAATCTCTGCCCGCCGGGGACGGATTACCTTGAGGTGCGCGGCAAGCTTCGGCATGTGTGCGGCTATCTGAGAGATTTCCTGTTCGATCCCGAGGATGCGTGGCGGTCGGTGGCCACGCTGTCGGGCGGGCAGAAAAACCGCCTGATGCTGGCCAAGGTGCTGGCGAATCCCGGGAGCTTTCTGATCCTCGACGAGCCAACGAACGATCTGGATATGGATACTCTCGATATGCTGACGAACGTGCTGCGGACCTATGAGGGGACGATGGTCGTCGTTTCCCATGACCGGGACTTTCTCGACCGCACGGTGAACAAGATGCTGGTGTTCGAGGGGAATGGGGTGGTGGAAGGCATCATCGGCGGGTACAGCGATTATGTGGCGTTCAAGAAGGCGCAGGCGGCGGAGATGTCTCCTGTGAAGGCCGAGAGCAAGCCGCCGGAAAAGAAAGAGGCCCCTGCTCCCGTTGCTCCCCCGAAACAGGCCGGTGCGAAGATGACCTTCAAGCTCCGGCATGAGTTGGAGCAGTTGCCCGCGAAGATTGAGGCGCTGGAGCGGGAGATGACGGCGTTGCAACAGGCGATGGAGAATCCGCGCCTTTACATGGAGAACCCGGAGGAATTCGACCGTGTCTCGAAGCGTCTGGCCCGCGCGCAGAAGGAGCTGGAGACCGCCGAGACACGATGGCTGGAACTGGAGGGGATGAGGGAAAGCGCGGGGTGA
- a CDS encoding VOC family protein, which produces MTKSFVSPDDIRARFSRAMSEMYRKEVPAYGTLLELVRDVNDRVLAADPALRKQLEETDNLERISEERHGAIRLGKASELQMIARVFGVMGMQPVGYYDLTQANVPVHSTAFRAVEGGSLSRSPFRVFCSLLRTELIKDQGLREKAEELLAARDIFSDPLRSLVEKAEKDGGLSEADARRFITEATKVFQWHSDAAPGVSKELYIQMRDADPRVADIVCFKGPHINHLTPRTLEIDTIQADMPKRGMNAKNVVEGPPGSCPILLRQTSFRALTEKVRFAGEEGEHTARFGEIEQRSAALTPKGRQLYDQLLARVLENVKPKADGSNAAEYNAFLDQTFRAFPADPAGMRREGLAYFQYYVTEKGRKHQGQAPASLDGLVESDLVAFAPIVYEDFLPVSAAGIFASNAATKDWKDDFERSSKADFEAALGHEVLDPFALYAAIEKASLTKVAAVFGLKNLSVAA; this is translated from the coding sequence ATGACCAAAAGCTTTGTCTCCCCCGATGACATCCGCGCCCGGTTTTCACGGGCGATGTCCGAGATGTACCGCAAGGAAGTACCCGCCTATGGCACGCTGCTGGAGCTGGTGCGGGATGTGAACGACCGGGTGCTGGCCGCCGATCCGGCGCTGCGGAAACAGCTTGAGGAGACGGACAATCTGGAGCGGATTTCAGAGGAGCGGCACGGGGCAATCCGACTGGGCAAGGCCTCAGAGCTGCAGATGATTGCCCGCGTGTTCGGGGTTATGGGGATGCAGCCTGTGGGGTATTACGATCTGACGCAAGCCAACGTGCCGGTGCATTCAACAGCCTTCCGCGCCGTGGAGGGGGGGAGCCTGTCGCGTTCGCCGTTCCGGGTGTTCTGTTCCCTGCTGCGGACGGAGCTGATCAAGGATCAGGGTTTGCGAGAGAAGGCGGAAGAGCTGCTGGCGGCGCGGGATATTTTCAGCGATCCGCTTCGATCTCTGGTCGAGAAGGCTGAAAAGGACGGCGGTTTGTCTGAGGCGGATGCGAGGCGTTTTATCACCGAAGCCACTAAGGTCTTCCAGTGGCATTCCGACGCCGCGCCGGGGGTTTCGAAAGAACTTTATATCCAGATGCGGGATGCTGACCCTAGGGTGGCGGATATCGTGTGCTTCAAGGGGCCGCATATCAACCACCTGACCCCGCGCACGCTGGAGATCGACACTATACAGGCCGATATGCCCAAGCGCGGGATGAACGCGAAGAATGTCGTGGAGGGGCCGCCCGGCTCCTGCCCGATTTTGCTGCGGCAAACGTCGTTCAGGGCGCTGACCGAGAAGGTCCGGTTTGCGGGTGAGGAAGGCGAACATACCGCCCGATTCGGGGAGATTGAGCAGCGCAGCGCCGCCCTGACGCCCAAGGGGCGGCAGCTTTACGATCAGCTTCTGGCCAGAGTGCTGGAAAACGTAAAGCCGAAGGCGGACGGGTCAAATGCTGCGGAATATAATGCTTTTCTGGATCAAACCTTCAGAGCTTTCCCCGCCGATCCCGCCGGGATGCGGCGCGAGGGGCTGGCGTACTTCCAGTATTACGTAACCGAAAAGGGCCGGAAGCATCAGGGACAGGCGCCCGCCTCTCTCGACGGGCTGGTCGAGTCGGACCTGGTGGCGTTTGCCCCCATCGTTTATGAGGACTTCCTGCCTGTGAGCGCGGCAGGGATTTTTGCCTCCAACGCCGCGACCAAGGACTGGAAGGACGATTTCGAACGTTCTTCGAAGGCCGATTTCGAGGCGGCGCTGGGGCACGAAGTGCTTGATCCCTTTGCCTTATATGCTGCGATCGAGAAAGCCTCTTTGACCAAAGTGGCCGCGGTTTTCGGACTTAAAAACCTGTCGGTTGCGGCCTGA
- a CDS encoding aldehyde dehydrogenase family protein: MTAPQQIFSALGLDKKDIGGGDLAVHSPIDGALIASVKTHSPKDADKIIAQSVKAFEVWRSVPAPRRGELVRLYGEILRENKEALGRLVTLECGKIFQEGLGEVQEMIDICDFAVGLSRQLYGLTITSERPAHKMRELWHPAGPVGIISAFNFPVAVWAWNAALALVCGDSIIWKPSEKTPVSALACQKLFVEACKRFGKDAPDGLSQLLIGGPDIGAIMVEDRRVPVISATGSCAMGRIVGPKVAQRFGRSILELGGNNAIIVAPSADLDLAFQGIVFGAVGTAGQRCTTTRRIFVHKSIYAKFVGRLKKAYGKLAVGNPLEAGTLVGPLIDKQAFENMERALKTAKKNGGEITGGGRALAKKYPGAYYVNPALVEMKGKVDNIHEETFAPILYVFSYTDLKEAIARQNAVPQGLSSSIFTNDLREAELFTAEAGSDCGIANVNIGTSGAEIGGAFGGEKETGGGRESGSDSWKAYMRRVTSTVNYSDKLPLAQGIAFNVGD; this comes from the coding sequence ATGACCGCACCGCAGCAAATTTTCTCCGCCCTCGGACTGGATAAAAAGGACATCGGCGGCGGCGATCTGGCCGTGCATTCGCCGATCGATGGCGCCCTCATCGCCTCCGTCAAAACCCACAGCCCGAAGGACGCGGACAAAATCATCGCCCAATCCGTCAAGGCGTTCGAGGTATGGCGCAGCGTTCCGGCCCCCCGCCGCGGCGAACTGGTTCGCCTCTACGGCGAAATCCTGCGCGAGAACAAGGAGGCGCTGGGCAGGCTCGTCACCCTCGAATGCGGCAAGATATTTCAGGAAGGCCTCGGCGAGGTACAGGAGATGATCGACATCTGCGACTTCGCGGTGGGGTTGAGCCGCCAGTTGTACGGCCTCACCATCACCTCCGAGCGTCCCGCGCACAAGATGCGCGAACTCTGGCACCCCGCCGGCCCCGTGGGCATCATCAGCGCCTTTAATTTCCCCGTTGCGGTCTGGGCGTGGAACGCGGCCCTCGCGCTCGTCTGCGGCGACAGCATAATCTGGAAGCCCTCGGAAAAAACGCCTGTCTCCGCTCTGGCCTGCCAGAAGCTCTTCGTTGAGGCCTGCAAGCGCTTCGGCAAGGACGCGCCGGACGGCCTCTCGCAGCTTCTCATCGGCGGGCCGGATATCGGTGCAATCATGGTGGAGGACAGGCGCGTCCCGGTCATCAGCGCGACCGGAAGCTGCGCGATGGGGCGCATCGTCGGGCCGAAAGTGGCGCAGCGTTTCGGGCGCAGCATCCTGGAGCTTGGCGGCAACAACGCGATCATCGTGGCCCCCAGCGCCGACCTCGACCTCGCCTTTCAGGGCATCGTCTTCGGCGCGGTCGGCACGGCGGGGCAGCGTTGCACCACCACGCGCCGGATTTTCGTGCATAAATCCATCTATGCGAAATTTGTCGGACGCCTGAAGAAGGCTTACGGCAAGCTCGCCGTCGGCAACCCTCTGGAGGCCGGAACGCTGGTCGGCCCGCTGATCGATAAGCAAGCGTTCGAAAATATGGAGAGGGCGCTCAAAACCGCGAAGAAAAACGGCGGCGAGATCACGGGCGGCGGCCGTGCTCTGGCGAAGAAATACCCCGGCGCCTACTATGTGAATCCCGCGCTGGTCGAAATGAAGGGCAAGGTAGACAATATCCATGAGGAAACCTTCGCGCCGATTCTCTACGTCTTTTCCTACACGGATTTAAAAGAGGCCATCGCCCGCCAGAACGCGGTGCCGCAGGGTCTATCCTCCTCCATCTTCACCAATGATTTGCGCGAGGCGGAACTGTTCACGGCGGAGGCGGGCAGCGATTGCGGCATAGCCAACGTGAATATCGGTACAAGCGGGGCCGAGATCGGCGGCGCCTTCGGCGGCGAAAAGGAAACCGGCGGCGGCCGCGAAAGCGGCTCGGATTCATGGAAGGCTTATATGCGCCGCGTCACCTCGACCGTGAACTACTCCGACAAACTCCCCCTCGCGCAGGGCATCGCGTTTAACGTGGGGGATTAG
- a CDS encoding VWA domain-containing protein → MFSPQFNITDMASSPSTVNAPPGTAEASPAYVQAVEEANEADMEMAEMAKLEKALRSGESSIPVPVETPSDRLQLAQEFRTEGERSNAPMADEFASGRAKGDDGMVVAELKKNEAQGKTAQGEKQGKDFSSLLQNMEQPAAQAPAKEKALRRDLSDKDSSAPAVSSPGVVSSSEATTIYPEPYPYPQPIPVPVSPPVDYIQPYYQEQGRDRFPEYKPNSFKLAQEEPVSTFSSDVDTASYSFVRRELNSGRLPPAQSVRVEEMVNYFDYNYAVPESKEEPFKPTVTIVDSPWAPGRKLMHIGIKGYEITGEKPHSNLVFLLDVSGSMDAPDRLPLVKNSMKLLLDSLQPDDTVSIVVYAGASGTALAPTKVSDRSTIYNALDNLQAGGSTAGAAGIELAYQLAEQNFNKEAVNRVILATDGDFNVGITDRDQLKDYVAKKRETGIFLSVLGFGQGNYNDDLMQALAQNGNGTAAYIDSLNEARKVLLDEASSTLFPIAKDVKFQIEFNTAQIAEYRLIGYETRHLNREDFNNDKVDAGDMGAGHTVTAIYEFVPVGSASARTVDDLRYAAETPKQAPIAETASDSPFASEYAFLKIRYKLPNEDRSRLITRPVTMQDQLTLQKVECGPAESCPASASDDTRFATAVAAFGQILRGEVNMVDYKIDDIIALAQDGKGADEFGYRAEFINLLRLAKSFENR, encoded by the coding sequence ATGTTCTCACCGCAGTTTAATATAACGGACATGGCATCTTCCCCTTCTACCGTTAACGCCCCGCCTGGAACGGCTGAAGCTTCCCCGGCTTATGTTCAGGCTGTTGAAGAAGCGAACGAAGCCGACATGGAAATGGCCGAAATGGCTAAGTTAGAAAAGGCGCTTCGCTCGGGCGAAAGTTCAATCCCCGTTCCGGTCGAAACACCGTCCGATCGGTTGCAGTTGGCCCAGGAGTTCAGAACTGAGGGGGAGCGGTCAAACGCGCCGATGGCCGATGAATTTGCATCAGGCAGAGCAAAAGGCGATGACGGCATGGTCGTTGCCGAATTGAAAAAGAACGAGGCTCAGGGAAAAACCGCGCAAGGTGAAAAACAAGGGAAAGATTTCAGCAGTCTCTTGCAAAATATGGAACAGCCTGCCGCGCAAGCCCCCGCGAAGGAAAAAGCCCTGCGCCGCGACTTGAGTGACAAGGACTCCTCTGCGCCTGCGGTTTCTTCTCCCGGAGTTGTTAGTTCCAGTGAGGCGACAACTATTTACCCCGAGCCATACCCATACCCACAGCCGATTCCCGTTCCCGTCTCGCCCCCGGTGGATTACATCCAGCCTTATTATCAGGAGCAGGGCCGCGACCGCTTCCCCGAATACAAGCCCAACAGCTTTAAGTTGGCACAGGAAGAACCTGTCTCCACCTTCTCCTCCGACGTCGATACGGCCAGCTACAGTTTCGTGCGCCGCGAACTCAACAGCGGCCGCCTCCCGCCCGCCCAATCCGTGCGAGTCGAGGAAATGGTGAATTACTTCGACTATAACTATGCCGTGCCCGAATCGAAGGAGGAGCCCTTCAAGCCCACCGTCACCATCGTCGACTCGCCGTGGGCGCCGGGCCGCAAGCTCATGCATATCGGCATCAAGGGCTATGAGATTACGGGCGAAAAACCGCACAGCAATCTCGTCTTCCTGCTCGATGTCTCCGGTTCGATGGATGCGCCGGACAGACTCCCGCTGGTGAAAAACTCCATGAAGCTGCTGCTCGATAGCCTCCAGCCCGACGATACGGTTTCCATCGTGGTCTACGCGGGCGCCTCCGGAACGGCTTTGGCCCCGACCAAGGTTTCGGACCGAAGCACGATCTACAACGCCCTCGATAACCTTCAGGCGGGCGGCTCGACCGCAGGCGCTGCGGGGATCGAACTCGCTTATCAACTCGCCGAGCAGAACTTCAACAAGGAAGCTGTGAACCGTGTCATCCTTGCCACCGATGGCGACTTCAACGTCGGCATCACCGATCGCGACCAGTTGAAGGATTATGTGGCTAAAAAACGCGAGACGGGAATCTTCCTCTCCGTCCTCGGCTTCGGTCAGGGCAACTACAACGACGACCTGATGCAGGCATTGGCCCAGAACGGCAACGGCACCGCCGCCTACATCGACAGCCTCAATGAGGCACGTAAAGTCCTTCTGGATGAGGCCAGCTCGACCCTGTTCCCCATCGCCAAGGACGTGAAGTTCCAGATCGAATTCAACACCGCCCAGATCGCCGAATACCGTCTGATTGGTTACGAAACGCGCCACCTCAACCGCGAGGACTTTAATAACGACAAGGTCGATGCCGGGGATATGGGCGCGGGCCATACCGTGACCGCGATCTATGAGTTCGTCCCCGTCGGCAGCGCCTCAGCCCGCACCGTGGACGATCTTCGCTATGCGGCTGAAACTCCCAAACAGGCGCCGATCGCGGAAACGGCCTCCGACTCGCCCTTCGCCAGTGAGTACGCGTTCCTCAAGATCCGCTACAAGCTGCCCAACGAAGACCGCAGCCGCCTCATCACCCGCCCGGTCACGATGCAGGATCAACTCACCCTGCAAAAGGTTGAGTGCGGCCCCGCCGAATCCTGCCCGGCTTCGGCCAGTGATGACACGCGCTTCGCCACGGCGGTCGCCGCCTTCGGTCAGATCCTGCGCGGCGAAGTCAACATGGTTGATTACAAAATTGACGACATCATCGCTCTTGCGCAGGACGGCAAGGGAGCCGATGAATTCGGTTACCGCGCGGAATTCATCAATCTGCTCCGGCTGGCTAAGTCCTTCGAAAACCGTTAG
- a CDS encoding O-antigen ligase family protein yields MTVRRDFTFYFLLAFSCLPLISVLLPRFMTFLPSALGLGAYLYLSYIRKQPPPLSRFYLLIALGISLLCGLSAFSSGHPDEVIWKAVTTGALIFSGVFLPAVCRTLDPQSLKNNAWVFPALLMLAALIGAAELSFSMPLYQVFHDTDPARTISTAVMNRGAVNIVLCAFAALSLIRVWDAPPKMRLQLGAALFGAIVLMLALSQAQVAQLALVFGFGVYFLYPAGWRPGYRVLAAILCLLLLIAPWLAQWMFATLAADAQTLPWLKSGYAGARMEIWDFTSRYALQNPLIGHGMDATRYVESFDHARLYHREDSVLHPHNFALQLWVDFGFAGAVWGCALLGTILEGLRREGPESARCGLTLFLLVLLVAAISYGLWQSHWIGVILYLFALYHLVRRTLSYPAEIDNIR; encoded by the coding sequence ATGACTGTCCGGCGCGATTTCACCTTTTATTTTCTTCTGGCTTTTTCTTGTCTGCCGCTGATCTCGGTTTTGCTGCCGCGTTTTATGACCTTTTTGCCTTCGGCACTGGGGCTTGGGGCGTATCTTTATCTTTCTTACATCCGAAAACAACCCCCGCCCCTCAGCCGATTCTATCTTCTGATCGCTTTGGGCATCAGCTTGCTGTGCGGTTTGAGCGCCTTTTCTTCCGGCCATCCTGATGAGGTCATCTGGAAGGCGGTTACGACGGGAGCGCTTATTTTCAGCGGCGTTTTCCTTCCTGCCGTCTGCCGGACCCTTGATCCGCAAAGCCTCAAAAACAACGCATGGGTCTTTCCCGCCCTGCTGATGCTGGCCGCTCTTATAGGAGCGGCGGAGCTTTCGTTCAGTATGCCGCTCTATCAGGTTTTTCACGACACCGATCCGGCGCGGACCATCAGCACCGCCGTCATGAACCGCGGGGCGGTCAATATCGTATTATGCGCTTTTGCCGCGCTTAGCCTGATCCGGGTCTGGGATGCGCCGCCGAAGATGCGTCTTCAACTTGGCGCGGCCCTGTTCGGCGCGATTGTTCTCATGCTGGCCCTTTCGCAAGCACAGGTGGCGCAACTGGCCTTGGTTTTCGGATTCGGGGTTTATTTCCTGTATCCGGCGGGATGGCGGCCGGGGTATAGGGTACTAGCGGCGATCCTGTGTCTTTTGCTTCTGATCGCTCCGTGGCTGGCGCAATGGATGTTCGCCACGCTGGCCGCCGATGCCCAAACTCTGCCTTGGCTGAAGAGCGGTTATGCGGGGGCGAGGATGGAGATCTGGGATTTTACCAGCCGCTATGCGCTGCAAAACCCTTTGATCGGTCACGGGATGGATGCAACCCGGTATGTTGAGTCGTTCGATCATGCGCGGCTTTATCACCGCGAGGACAGCGTTCTGCACCCGCATAACTTCGCGCTCCAGCTCTGGGTGGATTTCGGGTTTGCCGGCGCGGTTTGGGGTTGCGCCCTTCTGGGTACGATTCTCGAAGGCTTGCGCCGGGAAGGCCCAGAAAGCGCCCGCTGCGGCCTGACCCTGTTCCTGCTGGTCCTGCTTGTTGCCGCGATTTCCTATGGGTTATGGCAGAGCCACTGGATCGGGGTGATACTTTATCTGTTCGCGCTTTATCACTTGGTGCGGCGGACGCTGAGTTACCCAGCAGAAATTGATAATATTAGATAA